In Haloarcula sp. H-GB4, a single genomic region encodes these proteins:
- a CDS encoding helix-turn-helix domain-containing protein, with amino-acid sequence MIDIALDMEQYDCPFIDTTADHDVAFAAVHWDFDQRARELETRMVVEAEDAGILDTGLNSLQSHENMNDCALLRREDNAAHIRTTIEETAAMQTIRDNGGYITGPFHIEAGSETWHVGFDRGRDADTTLSELDRDNEYDVVDRTSATLPQLQDLVQNAGAAMTLVDGCRDLSDTERETLETAVSEGYFESPRDATLGSLAEDFGVSKPAVSKNLRRGERKMIERVVEALDDIED; translated from the coding sequence ATGATCGATATCGCACTGGACATGGAGCAGTACGACTGCCCCTTCATCGACACGACGGCAGACCACGATGTCGCTTTTGCAGCGGTACACTGGGACTTCGACCAGCGTGCGCGGGAGTTGGAGACGCGGATGGTTGTCGAAGCCGAGGACGCAGGGATACTCGATACGGGGCTAAACAGCTTGCAGTCCCACGAAAACATGAACGACTGTGCCCTGTTACGCCGCGAGGACAACGCCGCTCATATCAGGACGACTATCGAGGAAACGGCGGCGATGCAGACCATCAGAGACAACGGCGGCTACATCACCGGGCCATTCCATATTGAGGCGGGCAGCGAGACCTGGCACGTCGGCTTCGACCGCGGCCGGGACGCTGACACGACGCTCTCGGAACTTGACCGTGACAACGAGTACGACGTGGTCGACCGCACGTCGGCGACGCTCCCACAGCTGCAGGACCTCGTGCAGAACGCCGGCGCGGCGATGACGCTCGTCGACGGCTGTCGTGACCTCTCGGATACGGAACGCGAGACGCTGGAAACCGCCGTCTCCGAGGGGTACTTCGAGTCACCCCGTGATGCAACGCTGGGGTCACTTGCTGAGGACTTCGGCGTGTCCAAGCCTGCCGTCTCGAAGAATCTCCGGCGCGGCGAGCGGAAGATGATCGAACGCGTCGTCGAAGCACTGGACGACATCGAGGACTGA
- a CDS encoding ABC transporter substrate-binding protein: MQNTATRRRVLGALGAGVVGLSGCVSDDSSMTEQDDSDGGMTDSGTNGESGGSGSAQTVSIGVLQPRAGDLKYYGDQSLWGFLSGLAYKGDTDPPTDPGSGEITITAGDTEYRLLVRDTEFSADTAQTAATNLVENEDVDMLAGCASSAVASRVVTTVVNQAQVPIMLGPAASADITSNSDTCSDLVYRASENTAMDARSGGKYVARETDVSSVYLFGADYSFGRAVVNNYRDVLESEGVDIVGERFVEQGYAEWEGLLDNAEEAGAEGVVGGFTVATLPAMFNAFLSGEYSYRVFGGFATRITNSVVGGTMQSVLGEPLTAEKIRDSQLGPFTTRYHWNQYDNPINDAFVDSYTSAYGVVPDLFSAGTFTGASAIHQAVQESGSTEGADIADALKEMTVTDTPKGEGGYTFQGYNNQARSAMTVANPIPTTDEWADNWGAAIMPGEPLARISADETTIPQDSDQMGCSL, encoded by the coding sequence ATGCAGAACACGGCTACACGGAGGCGCGTTCTCGGTGCGCTCGGTGCCGGTGTTGTTGGACTCAGCGGCTGTGTCAGTGACGACTCATCCATGACTGAACAGGACGATTCGGACGGCGGCATGACGGACAGTGGCACAAACGGTGAATCGGGCGGCAGTGGCTCAGCACAGACCGTCAGTATCGGTGTACTTCAACCCCGCGCAGGCGACCTGAAATACTACGGCGACCAGTCGCTGTGGGGGTTCCTCTCCGGGCTGGCGTACAAGGGTGATACAGACCCGCCGACAGACCCCGGCAGCGGCGAGATCACGATTACCGCCGGTGACACGGAGTACCGCCTGCTGGTACGGGACACAGAGTTCTCGGCGGACACGGCCCAGACAGCGGCGACGAACCTCGTCGAGAACGAGGACGTAGATATGCTCGCCGGCTGTGCGTCCTCGGCGGTCGCCAGCCGGGTCGTCACGACAGTCGTCAATCAGGCGCAGGTCCCCATCATGCTCGGGCCGGCGGCGTCGGCAGACATCACGTCCAACTCGGATACCTGTAGCGACCTCGTCTATCGGGCGAGCGAGAACACCGCGATGGACGCCCGCTCAGGTGGGAAGTACGTCGCCAGAGAGACGGACGTGTCGAGCGTCTACCTGTTCGGCGCGGACTACAGCTTCGGCCGCGCAGTCGTCAACAACTACCGGGACGTGCTGGAATCTGAAGGCGTCGATATTGTCGGCGAACGCTTCGTCGAACAGGGGTACGCCGAGTGGGAAGGGCTGCTTGACAACGCCGAAGAAGCCGGTGCCGAGGGCGTCGTCGGCGGATTCACAGTTGCGACGCTTCCGGCAATGTTCAACGCCTTCCTCTCGGGTGAGTACTCCTATCGGGTGTTCGGCGGGTTCGCCACCAGAATCACCAACAGCGTCGTCGGCGGGACAATGCAGAGCGTGCTCGGCGAGCCCCTGACAGCCGAGAAGATCAGGGACTCACAGCTCGGGCCGTTCACGACCCGGTACCACTGGAACCAGTACGACAACCCGATCAACGATGCGTTTGTCGACAGCTACACCAGCGCCTACGGCGTCGTCCCAGACCTGTTCTCGGCGGGGACCTTCACCGGCGCGTCGGCGATCCATCAGGCGGTTCAGGAGAGCGGGTCGACCGAAGGTGCGGATATCGCCGACGCCCTGAAGGAGATGACAGTCACCGACACGCCGAAAGGCGAGGGCGGCTACACCTTCCAGGGGTACAACAACCAGGCGCGGTCGGCGATGACCGTCGCGAACCCGATTCCGACAACCGATGAGTGGGCCGACAACTGGGGCGCCGCTATCATGCCCGGCGAACCGCTCGCTCGCATCAGCGCTGACGAGACGACCATTCCGCAGGATAGCGACCAGATGGGCTGTTCACTGTAG
- a CDS encoding ABC transporter ATP-binding protein, translated as MLRTQGLTREFGGLTAVDSVDFELDAELCSLIGPNGAGKTTFFNLLTGSLSPTEGTVELRRNGTWEDITDASPHETASKGLHRSYQVTNIFPDSTVLENVRVAEQAHSNDATTFWRNVDHYDEFTERAHETLDRVGLSHRAGDLASTLSHGAKRKLEVAIALAGDPAVLLLDEPNAGVSSESVDEIRDLIEAVAEDYPVLLVEHNMDIVMGVSDRVVVLHQGAVIADGPPAEVRANPDVQSAYLGGYEPGSLDGDTTPTGSEPDSEEGTA; from the coding sequence ATGCTCCGAACACAGGGACTGACAAGAGAGTTCGGAGGACTCACCGCCGTCGACAGCGTCGACTTCGAACTCGACGCGGAACTGTGCTCACTTATTGGCCCGAACGGGGCCGGGAAGACGACGTTCTTCAATCTGCTGACCGGGAGCCTCTCGCCCACCGAAGGCACGGTCGAACTCCGGCGGAACGGGACTTGGGAGGACATCACCGACGCGTCGCCCCACGAGACAGCCAGCAAGGGCCTCCACCGTTCCTACCAGGTGACGAACATCTTCCCCGATAGCACGGTCTTGGAAAACGTCCGGGTTGCCGAGCAGGCCCACAGCAACGACGCGACGACGTTCTGGCGCAACGTCGACCACTACGATGAGTTCACCGAGCGCGCCCACGAGACTCTCGACCGGGTCGGTCTCTCCCACCGGGCCGGGGACCTCGCGAGCACGTTGAGCCACGGCGCAAAGCGAAAGCTCGAAGTCGCCATCGCGCTGGCCGGCGACCCCGCGGTGCTCCTGCTGGACGAGCCAAACGCCGGCGTCTCCTCGGAGAGCGTCGACGAAATCCGGGACCTCATCGAAGCAGTGGCGGAGGACTACCCGGTGTTGCTGGTCGAGCACAACATGGACATCGTGATGGGCGTTTCCGACCGCGTCGTCGTGCTCCATCAGGGTGCGGTCATCGCTGACGGACCGCCGGCAGAGGTACGGGCTAACCCCGACGTACAGTCGGCGTATCTCGGCGGCTACGAACCGGGCAGTCTGGACGGCGATACAACTCCGACCGGGTCAGAACCGGACTCGGAGGAGGGGACGGCGTGA
- a CDS encoding ABC transporter ATP-binding protein, translated as MSLLELGGVHTYYGDSHILEGVDLSVEEGEVVALAGRNGVGKTTTLRTILQLTPPREGSITFRDESLVGLETHEVAERGLGWIPEDRRMFSQLTVEENLRAAIPDPDDVGDGLRLAFDSFPILEERRGQDAGTLSGGQQQMLAIARGLVGDNDLLLVDEPSEGLAPQIVADVAEALSKASEDVTMLLVEQNLPLALDLADRFYILDKGRVVDDGETAAVTADDERFRRYLSA; from the coding sequence GTGAGCCTGCTCGAACTCGGCGGCGTCCACACGTACTACGGCGACAGCCACATCCTCGAAGGCGTGGACCTCTCCGTCGAGGAGGGAGAGGTAGTCGCGCTGGCCGGCCGCAACGGTGTCGGCAAGACGACCACCCTCCGGACCATCCTTCAATTGACGCCGCCTCGCGAGGGGTCGATCACGTTCCGCGACGAGTCGCTGGTCGGGCTGGAGACGCACGAGGTCGCCGAGCGCGGACTGGGCTGGATTCCGGAGGACCGTCGGATGTTCAGCCAACTCACCGTCGAGGAGAACCTCCGGGCGGCGATACCGGACCCGGACGATGTGGGCGACGGTCTCCGACTGGCCTTCGACTCGTTCCCCATCCTCGAAGAGCGGCGGGGGCAGGACGCCGGAACGCTGTCGGGCGGGCAACAGCAGATGCTCGCCATCGCTCGTGGTCTTGTCGGTGACAACGACCTGCTGCTGGTCGACGAACCGAGTGAGGGTCTGGCCCCGCAAATCGTCGCCGACGTGGCCGAGGCGCTGTCGAAAGCGAGCGAGGACGTGACGATGTTGCTGGTCGAGCAGAACCTCCCGCTGGCGCTGGACCTCGCTGACCGGTTCTACATCCTCGACAAGGGTCGCGTCGTTGACGACGGGGAGACGGCGGCGGTGACTGCCGACGACGAGCGGTTCAGGAGGTATCTGTCGGCATGA
- a CDS encoding branched-chain amino acid ABC transporter permease has protein sequence MIVDALTEFLTLGELGGVIVNGLAKSALYVMIASGLTLIFGLMGVLNFAHGSLTMVGAYLGGLLMVVTVTGGTAPLTRLGLFFVAIVVAFALLTVLGGAIETTIIRPLYDRPPIYQILLTFGLTLVIEELVRIVLGIYDLQPLSDWQAALATKPQILREPVTLGPVSAGWMSLFQILLGTITVVGIWAFLTKTRYGLYIRAGSEDTEMASALGIDVRQVFTVVFALGIGLAGAAGTLLMWDPTWGASVPLAAETLLPAFIVVIVGGLGTFRGTVVAALVVGMADAVTTWWFQNVIEFTGLPELVLFLVLVVTLILRPQGLFGVEEVGGH, from the coding sequence ATGATCGTCGACGCGCTCACGGAGTTCCTGACCCTCGGCGAACTCGGCGGCGTCATCGTCAACGGCCTCGCCAAGTCGGCGCTGTACGTGATGATCGCCAGCGGCCTCACACTCATCTTCGGCCTCATGGGCGTGCTGAACTTCGCCCACGGGTCGCTGACGATGGTCGGGGCGTACCTTGGCGGTCTCCTGATGGTGGTCACAGTCACCGGCGGGACAGCGCCGCTGACCCGTCTCGGCCTGTTTTTCGTCGCCATCGTCGTCGCCTTCGCGCTGTTGACGGTGCTGGGCGGGGCCATCGAGACAACTATCATTCGGCCGCTGTACGACCGGCCGCCAATATACCAGATCCTGCTGACGTTCGGCCTGACGCTCGTTATTGAGGAGCTCGTTCGCATCGTGCTGGGTATCTACGACCTCCAGCCGCTGTCGGACTGGCAGGCCGCGCTGGCGACCAAGCCGCAGATTCTGCGCGAACCGGTCACGCTCGGTCCCGTCAGCGCCGGCTGGATGTCGCTGTTCCAGATACTCCTTGGAACGATCACGGTGGTCGGCATCTGGGCGTTCCTCACCAAGACCCGCTATGGCCTGTACATCCGGGCCGGCAGCGAGGACACGGAGATGGCGTCGGCGCTTGGTATCGACGTTCGCCAGGTGTTTACCGTCGTGTTCGCGCTGGGTATCGGCTTGGCTGGCGCGGCCGGAACACTGCTGATGTGGGACCCGACGTGGGGCGCGAGCGTTCCGCTCGCGGCCGAGACGCTGCTGCCGGCGTTCATCGTCGTCATCGTCGGCGGCCTCGGGACGTTCCGGGGCACCGTCGTCGCCGCCCTCGTGGTAGGGATGGCAGACGCGGTGACGACCTGGTGGTTCCAGAACGTTATCGAGTTCACGGGCCTGCCGGAACTGGTGCTGTTTCTGGTGCTCGTGGTGACGCTTATCCTCCGCCCGCAGGGCCTGTTCGGCGTCGAGGAGGTGGGGGGCCATTAG